ATTGTGTTAGATTGATTTATCGCGtgtcgaatattattattagtgtGTGGTTTATGTTTTAGAAATCTTGAAATAACCACCAGTCTTACGGAACGAGCTCCCGAACCACAATTAGGAGTTTCAGTTAGTCAAGATGGAAAAGAGTAagaataatacaatttaaaaaaaaaaaaatatatatatatatatatactattaaataaataaaatattcttttagaagttatttaatgtatattccatttacttttttaaattctaGAGTATCTGGAGAAATTTCTGTAAGGCCAGGAACGCCATTAGCTATGAAAGTCTTTTTAGATAAAGGATCAGCTCCCGTTTATGGGTTAATGGTTTCTCATCTTCAAGTGTCCGATACTGTAGCTCAACAAGAAACTATTGTATTTAATGGGTAAGtttctaatgtacatacatatgtatgtattatatataatatatgtaatacatattataagttgaatcaatgtttttttattctatgaaatattcataatatacatatgtattcattaaaatttatataaaattttaatataacacgttttaaataattaaataattatttcagaTGTTCAGTAGATCCTTATTTGTTTGATAACTTTGTTACGACTGACGGTGATACACTTGAAGCCAAATTCAGAGCGTTTAAATTCCCGGACACAACTTACGTTCAATTCAGAGGAACTGTAAATGTCTGCTTAGATAAATGTCAAGGAGTATGTtagcattttatattcaaatattattgacGTTCATCATATACGTATTGAGAATATGAAATTAATCTTATGAAATATTTCAGACCCAGTGTAGCAATGGAGCTACGGGTTATGGCAGAAAGAAGCGTAGTATATTGAGTGGAAACGATAGTAACAGATTGTTTGAAATATCTTTAACGACTTTTATTAAAGTGGAGGATGATTCCAATGAATCTGGTAAGCTTAATCGAACTATGAAATGAGATCTACAAATGtgaatacatacaatgtatgtgcatatatttacatattttatttttatgctaaACTTTACTTTCAGATGACATAGCCAAACTTTTAAGGAATTTGAAAGTAGCTAATCAAATGCTAGAAGAAAATTCACCCAGGATGGTGGTCGAAGATAATTCTGATGAAGTTCTTACAGCAACAGTGCGTGAAAAACCTCAAAACGTTGATGCAGCCGAGCATGCATATAATGTCCAAAACGAATCTATAAGATTCGGAGCGTCTATTGTCTTCATCGCCGTAGCGATCGCTCTTCAATTCTTATTCGTAGATTGGAGACAATAATCTCGTGAAAGTAAAGATGGTGATGAtaaataatagaacataaaagctGTGATGCAGTTGCGTAGTCAATAGATCAAAATTAGACGTTTAATAAGTAATTAACAGTGACACGTATTGTATAATCACAAATAAGATTAATTTAAACATGGATTAGTGATTTGAGAATCTTCTGTGAGTTTTTTCAAGAAATGTgtgattataatttattatattatgatgacATAAAATTTCATCGTTATTGAGGTTCTCAAATTACCGATTAACTTGTGTACTAATTTCAAATTAGTTTAAATAATGAAAGTGCATAATAAATGGAAGAAAATGTAAATGttgcatacacacataaaaagaAAACGATTGTTGCTCAGTTGGTTGTTTTAAGCTATCGTTTCTGTGGAAGGTGTACatcacgaaattaaagataaaattcaCATCAGGTGCTACTATTGTCTAAGTTTCACTATATATTTTAAGCCATTTAACTGAggactgaaaatatatatagattttaataatatactcatatttcatatttaatttgaatatagtgATTTTACAAATTTGTAGTGGCACAGTCGCACAAtcagaaaaaaatcgaaaattcttATAGTGTGTaaatgacattttaaaaatgtctcATTAACTAGTCTTAACATCTAATTACATCTTAAATCGCTCAATAATTCCTGTAACTAGTGTAATCAATTCTTTACTTTGTCAACATacgatatacataatatagaagTTGTTCAAATTctcataattaatttaaaatttagaccagtttttattcaatattgatTGTATATATTAGtacaataattgtaataaattcctaaaattattttgtatttgcggtgtatttaaataataagcatTTTTGCATGTTTCCCTAATGAAATGTTTTTTGcctcatttaaaaattacaaaatgcaATATACttagattataatatttaatataacaaataaaacaattaaccgttttctttttttttgatattttagttCAACCATGTAAATGGTCCTATTTCATTTtctgtttttgtattttgagCAGATTGTGTTGAGTATCGTAGCATCATATTTCTATTACCACTCCTCGGTCTATTTTCATCTATCACCACAGTTGACGGTGTGTTTCTATCATTCAATTTAGCTTTTGGGAATTTTATAACCTGATAATTCTCTCCATTATATTCTAGAAATTCTGAATAACCACTTTGACCAATACGTTCAGGATATATTCTACTAgcattgaaatttaatacgTCCTTATTCAACCAAGTGTTCTTTTTAACATCAATTGCTTTAGATTGGAATAATGTGAACAGGTCTCCTTTTGATTCAACATCTTTCTTTTTTCtcggatttttatttttattttcatctgtaGTCACCTGAAAACGATAGTAATTTGCTTAAACTATCAAGATTACTGGAGTGAATTTGTGAATGTtgtaatattattcaatataataatggAACTCACATAATTTTCAGACATGTAAATATAATGACCAAGATTCAAACCCATTTCTGGCGTGTTTTCGATATCATCCAATTTATAGTATGGCTTCAAAAGTTTAACTGCTTCATCAATTCCAacctatttatgtaaaaaattatcaaattatatgTACTGATGGAGAATAAAGACACATTTTTGACAGATACCTGTCCATGTTTTATCATATGCTCAGTGAGATCAGCTCCAATGAGCTCTTCATATTTCTCCATGCGAATCGGTATGAATTTATCAATCAACCACAGCAAAAGAGTTGTACTCGCCAGTCCCCAAACGGAAAGACATAAAGCAGACAAACACTGAATCTTCAACAGATATGTTCCACCACCTAATATATccatattttaatcaattcacATACATTTCCAAGATGAAGAATATATTATGGTAAAATTAAATGCTATGCAGACCTTTGAACAACCCCATTCTTCCTTGTGTAGTATCCAATGGTATTGGATTATCAGCAAAGAGTCCAACAGATATGACTCCtttcaaaaattcaatatattaatatttatagtacagtagtatttttctatatattatatttagtacaGTATTATTGTTTCAAATCGGTCTCACCCCATATTCCACAAAATCCATGCACAGAAGAGGCTCCAACAGGATCATCCACACCCATCAAATCTACTAAAGGCATTGTGAAGCATGCAATCATTCCTCCGATCAATCCGATGAATAACGCTTCCCAAGCGTGATATAAGAAACATCCAGCTAACACACGAATTGATAATTTTAACCaaagaaatattaatttgaacacTAACGAAACGTTTACATACCAGTAATTGAAACTAAAGCGCCTAGAATACTATTGATAATATCCATAACGTCTAATTTTCCTTTGAAGCGTAGTAAAGAATACCTTAAAATCAGTTTGCGGtaatatatcataaaaaaaatataatttattgatacgtttgatttatatttaacttacaACAAGCCAAAAAATCCACCTCCAAATGATCCCAACATGGTCATAACTGCAGCACGCGCTGCATATTGCCATTTCATTCCACTTacctaaaaatattcaattttatatatgagccgttatatttgaaagcggcggagttcaattttcagtttcaaaaacacttcTATTTGacctaattcacaaattgttatcgcttcttttaattttatgtccagaatctcggaaaagcagaataaacgtattgtaggcagtggtgtcaccccaattttggaacaaaggatgtccaatttttttttcaaaataaatacatatgcacatttttttttcgttcaagtaattacatgaaagttcactaaattttaaagatttgtataatttttgacaaaaattatatgaatttttagattaaataacgggtttccggaaacttttgatttttaaaaacgggtttccagaaacccatggaaactatTAGAGTGACACCACTGATTAtaggccatcagtatttttaaatattgttaaacgtaaaacttaattaaattttttgcgagatatttctgtaaaaatgaagaaaagtgaacttattccactttcaattataacggctcatatgtacattatggGGAAACTATaagaatttttttccaataatttCAATCACACATCACGCTATACTATTTCAtcgattttgattaaatataaatgatcGAATCAGTACTTCGATTATTCAGATTTCATTCAATGTACCAGATTCTGTATATCAAAGTGTCGGCTATACCCATTTGattgatgaatttttatttttcaatcaacttAAGTAACCAAGTATACGCACGAGTGGGTAATTGGGGTGAAGTTCTATTTCTAGAGCGCACCCCTTATAACGTGCAATCAGCGAAATTAAACTTGAAACAGAATCAATTTGCTGAAAATATTTAACAACCCTTAtgttaataaacatatatgcgTTTTCTTTGTTTCTAATCTGAAACAATATTTAGTGTTTTGTAAATAGGGTCACGCCTGAAGCTTTCGATGTCATTTTTTTCCTATTTCAAATTGTTGACTTGGTCAATGTCGAGCCCCGGTGTCaaagttgaatatttaattttgcttGCGTGTCTCAGAAATGAGCGGTGGGTTTTGAATGGGGTGGGTAGGTGTTTGGGGTGTTGAAAATCGATTATTCGACCGACGACAATCCACAAATTGTGACCTTGCTTTGTGGGTCGCGAAGACGTCATCGAGGAAATTGCGACATTGTGACTTCGTGGTCGAGTCCATTGTATGTAGACTCCTATTCCCACACCCTTACGGTTCTCATCCCCAACGACATGGACCCATTCTTTTGAGGTCAAATTTACCTAAATACATCAATTTATAACAAACGTATTTATCCCTTAATTcgacaacttacgtattttataaatttggattttccacaatggacctagtggaaaactcaTCGACGTTTTTTAACGTTTAATAAATGAATGATAATTAtttaacattgctaaattatttCAACCGTTACAGCCAATTCAAATATCTCGTTGTGCAATTGCTGTAATAGGATATGTCAGTGCAAAATTAATACCATAAAACGATATGACAACGATGACTAATCAACTGATTAGCGTTTGACATTGGCAACTTACTCCGTAAGTGCTGCCAGAGTTAAAAGCCAGCCAACCCCACCACAACACGAAGAGTCCTAGAACGGCATTTACAGGCGATCCTGGTGGTAATGGGGTTCTTCCTCGACTGTAGCGACCTAGACGTGGGCCCAACATGAAGGCTGAAGCAAAAGCAGCCGACCCAccttaaaaaatacacaattccTTTAAAACCAGTCCTTAATGTATTcctttgtatgtaatatgtatgcagATATAGACCTATGAGATGTACAGGACCAGAGCCGGCAATGTCGACTGCTCCAAGGTTGTATAAAAATCCATGATCACCCCATACCCAACCAGCTGGTATGCAATATATTACGGTGTTCAAGAACGAAAAGACGCAATAGGCTTTGAAATTGCATCTAAAATTGATATTGAGTTTAAATTATTCATGCCATTGTATCGGAAGTATCGATTATTGTATAGAATGTTTGTGAATACTGCATCCAATCCAGGACTTTTCTGGCACTGTATTCCCAGGGCTGAGATTGGATTACGGTGCTGGTAGATTTTATCGAAATACGCCTTTGTCTTTGACGATTCTTCtaagattacactgttcgacaaatgacgacttttttttttggttcagagacgagatatgacttttcttatagaatttgtgaacacgaatctggtaataaaaaatgttgattggctcgagattcggagatacatatataggtacatatgtgttttttatatcTTCATGTTGTTTGATCGATAcgatctcaaaatctgttaatttcctgttcaaaatgaatattggaatctatagtcgggtattttatctttcatttgtagtacttttcagctttcaaatctcgtagtcgtccagttcaaatcaaaagtcaaaagtacgtattttcacttgggattttttcccactgttaatgctattcgtttattttatcgaggcaagccagttatcaatagaatttttgttattaatccacaagaataatcgaaatatgatttttctaagtggaattttatttaattctcatataaagacaatttaatatataatccctattaattcaattcagattcgtgtaaatactagtacgaacttttagctcgcaattttaccgatttaaaattcagcacacttctaattaacccttttaaacgaaaacaaaaaatagtgtggccagaaaactatcccaataaacatgtttcaatagaaaatactcaatataaaacattattaacagtgggaaaaaatcccaagtgaaaatatgtacttttgacttttgatttaaactggacgactgcttagagagatttgaaagctgaaaagtactagaaataaaagataaaatacccgactatagatttcaatattcattttgaacaaaaaattgacatttaaccgaaaaacaccaagatatagaaaaatcgcgcgatttaaaaaacacatatatctccgaatcttgagccaatcaacattttttactaccagattcgtgttcactgggcatagatctataataaaagttatatctcgtctctgaaccatttttcatgtCGAACTGTGTTATCTGTGTATTTTATCGTAAATATTCATTACAAGTATCTAACAAAAATTACGTGTTCAAATTATCGGAGCGAAGACTAAACGATCTTTATCGTGTTTTTTCCCATTTAGTTGGAACATGACAGTGATTTTTGCTTtcgtttatgatatatttatctaatttttacagttttttggcttttgcggtctttaactcaaaatctagtattgctgtactCAAGGTGAGTATCGCATTGAATGGATcgtttcataaatatttaaagattcaaactataaatataaaaacggatTAATTCACTGTCGTAAagatcaatttaattataatacattattatttttttaattttaaaataaatcaatcaaataTGCAGCCCAAAATTTTAAAACTAGAatgggaatattttttacgTGAAATATTAAGAATTTAGTTTAAAAACGGGTAAAAAATCAACAAGGGCCTCCATAGtcattttctacatacatacatatattattgaaaataaaaatgtgtgtttgaaCTGTTAtttcctattttattttatacaatcagaTTTACGGTGAAATATtgcgtaatattatataataataataataaaattgaaatattacggTGGAATCCCTACCGGAATTCCGGGATTGAAGATTTTCAGCACCGTAACCCCGGTACCGAAAAATAATttcgggattggaagcactatttGTGAAGTTCTTCAGCTAAATCTTCTCATATTCTGATATATTAGTACGACTTGAGCACTTGTGGTTAATTCTGATTAAGTTAAATAATAGTATGATACTTGAGTAACCTACCTTTCAGCCATAGCTCCACTGACTATAGTAGTTGCCGTAGTTGCAAACGACAATTGAAAAAGGAAAGCAGCAAAAACCGGACCCATATCCATATCGCCAACTTTTGGAT
The nucleotide sequence above comes from Arctopsyche grandis isolate Sample6627 chromosome 4, ASM5162203v2, whole genome shotgun sequence. Encoded proteins:
- the qsm gene encoding zona pelucida superfamily protein qsm, whose protein sequence is MAVFKWSSACLTIVFLCCLPTWTQAKGKQAKVNCVDDSMTVVVPLDTENEKAYLDQLKGYDICAPSIEDGAATFRLDLNDVHKCGVTRLLHQPTGKRVFYHKIIVESESGREIVSVRCSLGPIVPVGPHQIHRRDLDLPVGFQEPENLEITTSLTERAPEPQLGVSVSQDGKEVSGEISVRPGTPLAMKVFLDKGSAPVYGLMVSHLQVSDTVAQQETIVFNGCSVDPYLFDNFVTTDGDTLEAKFRAFKFPDTTYVQFRGTVNVCLDKCQGTQCSNGATGYGRKKRSILSGNDSNRLFEISLTTFIKVEDDSNESDDIAKLLRNLKVANQMLEENSPRMVVEDNSDEVLTATVREKPQNVDAAEHAYNVQNESIRFGASIVFIAVAIALQFLFVDWRQ
- the Amt gene encoding ammonium transporter; translated protein: MDVYQQPGGINESFVNHTNNTSHLPGGYDNELDVEDTNWILTSSFIIFTMQTGFGMLEAGCVSIKNEVNIMMKNVVDIVIGGFTYWMFGYGMSFGKGPYTNPFVAFGGFFIDPKVGDMDMGPVFAAFLFQLSFATTATTIVSGAMAERCNFKAYCVFSFLNTVIYCIPAGWVWGDHGFLYNLGAVDIAGSGPVHLIGGSAAFASAFMLGPRLGRYSRGRTPLPPGSPVNAVLGLFVLWWGWLAFNSGSTYGVSGMKWQYAARAAVMTMLGSFGGGFFGLLYSLLRFKGKLDVMDIINSILGALVSITAGCFLYHAWEALFIGLIGGMIACFTMPLVDLMGVDDPVGASSVHGFCGIWGVISVGLFADNPIPLDTTQGRMGLFKGGGTYLLKIQCLSALCLSVWGLASTTLLLWLIDKFIPIRMEKYEELIGADLTEHMIKHGQVGIDEAVKLLKPYYKLDDIENTPEMGLNLGHYIYMSENYVTTDENKNKNPRKKKDVESKGDLFTLFQSKAIDVKKNTWLNKDVLNFNASRIYPERIGQSGYSEFLEYNGENYQVIKFPKAKLNDRNTPSTVVIDENRPRSGNRNMMLRYSTQSAQNTKTENEIGPFTWLN